A segment of the Asinibacterium sp. OR53 genome:
ACCCCAAACAAAGAATTCCAGGAAGTTCATGATGATCAGGCGTGACTTGATATTCATCATGCAATTAGTTTTCGTTAATTAATAAAAAAATAAAACGGGGAAAGATAACGAATAATACATAATACCAAATAAAAAGGCCCCCGAATGGGAGCCTTTCATACAATTTGTAACGGCGATTATAAATGCGCCTGGATCTTTTTATCGAGTACAGATTTGGGTACTGCACCAATTTGTTTGTCTACGATCTGTCCGCCTTTGATGAACAGGATGGCAGGAATGGAAGTGATGCCATAATTCACACTCAGGTTGGGGTTATGGTCTACATTCACTTTACCTACATTGATCTTGCCTGCATAGTCTTTCGACAACTCTTCAATAACGGGTCCGATGGCACGGCAAGGTCCACACCATTCTGCCCAAAAATCTACTACTGTCAATTTATCGCTGTCCAGTACGGTTGACTGGAAATTAGCGTCTGTTAATTCTAATGCCATATACTGTTTGTTTTTTTAGGTATTGTTACCTTATTAGGATGTCAAATTTAGCTCCAAATAGCCGTTTATGCAGTTTTGACTTTTCCACGGGTGTGATTAATGACGTTGCAACAGCAAAACTGACAGGGCGTCGGGACTGGTGCATTACCCTGCAAGCCCTACATTCACCTCTAAATCCTGGTTATTGAGCAGGAACTCAGCCATTTCTTCGTTCATCCTGAAGCCTTTATCGAAAGATATCAGGCTCACTTTCAGGTTTTCCCTGGGCTCATAAATATTGAACCGGAGGGCGGTTTTCCCAGGGAAATTGCGAACGTTCTGGTCTACAAACCGGACAAAATCGGGCGATATGGCTGCTGCGTGGGCATTGATCTCCAGGCTCCGGGTCATGGTTTCTTTTACCGTTTCCAGTAACGACATCACGGTGATCTTGAATTCAAACTCGTTTGCTCTTCCGAACCGGGGCCTGAAGAAACCGGTCAGCAGCAGGTTCTGTCCTTTTTCCAGGTAGTTCTGGAATTTGATATAGTCTTCACTCCACAAAATGAAATCTGTTTTACCACTGAAATCCTCTATCACGAACGAGCCGAAATTCTTACCGGTTTTAGTAACACGATGCTGCACGTCGATCACCAATCCTGCTACGCGCAAACTCTTACCGGGGTTGGCTTGTAGCTGCAAGGTATCCTTGATCTCATTGAAATCACTGATCTGCGTAATGCCGTAATATTTCAATTCAAATTTGAAATGATCGAGTGGGTGTCCGCTCATGAACATGCCCGTTACTTCTTTTTCATGATCCAGTAACTCCGTCAGTGTCCAGGGTTCGGATGGAAGTATCTTGGGTTTCGCTACTTCCATCGATTCGGCCAGTTCGCCGAAGAGGGTATTGGATGAACTCGCCTGGCTTTGTGAAGCCTGTCCGTACATGATCAGCCTTTCCAATCCCGAGAGCCGGTCTCCATCGGGTATCTTGAAATACTGCGCCCTGTGCAATTCCGGAAAACAATCGAAAGCGCCTGAATAAGCCAGGCTTTCCAATGATTTCTTATTGACTGTTCTTTGCAGTATCCGCTTCACAAATTCATAGATATCGGAATATACCCCATTTTTACTCCGTTCCACAATGATGGTCTCCACCGCAGCTTCGCCAACACCTTTGAGACCTCCCAGTCCAAAGCGGATCTCCCCGCGTTTGTTCACGGCAAAGCCTTTAAGTGATTCATTAATATCGGGCCCCAATACCTTGATACCCATTCGTTTGCATTCCTCCATAAAGAAGGTGATCTTCTCGATACTGCCTGCGTGGTTGAGT
Coding sequences within it:
- the trxA gene encoding thioredoxin; this encodes MALELTDANFQSTVLDSDKLTVVDFWAEWCGPCRAIGPVIEELSKDYAGKINVGKVNVDHNPNLSVNYGITSIPAILFIKGGQIVDKQIGAVPKSVLDKKIQAHL